The nucleotide sequence CGGAGGTCGTGGGTCAGCAGAGAGGTCACGTGAGGAAAAGCAGCACGGTGACCCGGAGATACCAGCCCCCCACTGTCAGCGCCAAGTTCCAACTGTCACTGCTGGAACTggtggagaagatggagaggtgggggagagagagagagagagagagagacagagacgagagagagagagagagagagaggggagagagagagagagagagagagagagagagagagagagagagagagagagagagagagagagagagagagagagagagagagagagagagagagagagagagagagagagagagaaagagggagggagggagtgtgaagGTTTAGGGTTTATTTATTCAGTGTTCTTTCTCCTCAGGTGCAACCCATATTTTGTACGCTGCATAAAGCCAAACAACAAGAaggtgtgtgatgggggggggggggggtggtatggTGACCCTGTGAATGAGTGAGACATCTCTGTGTGCTACCTTAATGTGTTCCAGTCCAATTCATACTGCaatacgttgtgtgtgtgtgtgtgtgtgtgtgcaggagccaGGCATGTTTGAGCTGGACCTGGTCAGCAGTCAGCTGCGTTATTCTGGTATCTTGGAGACGATCAGGATCCGGAGGGAGGGCTATCCTGTCAGACTGCCATTCCATGTCTTCCTCTTCAGGTggcacaccactcacacaaactctcacacacacactcacacaccactcacacacacactcacacacacagtcagaccatgtgtataagtgtgtgtgtgtgttctaggtatAAGTCTCTGGTGGGCATGAAACAGCCTCCAGCGCCGGAGGGGGAGAACTGTGTCATCATGCTGAGCAAACTGTGCCCGCTCAGACCTGGGGCCTTCCACGTAGGGGTCACCAAGGTGACacacccctgacctctcacccctcacctctcagcccTAACCCTTCACCtcacacccctgacccctcacctctcagcccTAACCCTTCACCTCACaccctgacctctcacccctcacctctcagcccTAACCCTTCACCTCACAtccctgacctctcacccctcacctctcagcccTAACCCTTCACCTCacacccctgacctctcacccctcacctctcagcccTAACCCTTCACCTCacacccctgacctctcacccctcaccgCTCAGTCCCCAAATCTCACTTGGGGCCTGTATGGATgtttaatgtatgtgtgtgtgcatctctgtaCACATTtcgctgtgtgtgtccagatgaataacctgtacttgtgtgtgcgtgcatgaatgtgtgtatgtcattctgtgtgtgtgtgtgtgtcagatctNNNNNNNNNNNNNNNNNNNNNNNNNNNNNNNNNNNNNNNNNNNNNNNNNNNNNNNNNNNNNNNNNNNNNNNNNNNNNNNNNNNNNNNNNNNNNNNNNNNNNNNNNNNNNNNNNNNNNNNNNNNNNNNNNNNNNNNNNNNNNNNNNNNNNNNNNNNNNNNNNNNNNNNNNNNNNNNNNNNNNNNNNNNNNNNNNNNNNNNNTTGGCTCCTCTCCAGATGAAGATCTCCAGACCCGTGTCCAGCAGGAACACAAACCTGCAGAGACAACACGTCACCACACGACACACAGCATTCACACTGGACCCCTGGACTTGTGtactgtgagggagtgtgtgtaacgtgtgtgtgtgtgtggggcgcaCCGTGGGTCGAGGGATGAGGCCTTCAGAGGGACAGACTCCAGCTTGATGTTCTTCTTCCCATACACACGGTAAAgcctggtgacacacacacacacacacgtacagtatacAGTTACACACATATAAATACACAGTAAGATCTCAGTAGCACAGTGAAGTATCCCCCCAGGACTCACCTGACAGAGTAGTGGGTGTCCTCCACAGTGTAGAACCCACTGGCTGTGCCTCCCTCGATGTAGGAGATCTCATTATcaaacacctgcacacatttacattttagtcatttagcagacgctcttatccagagcgacttacagtaagtacagggacattccccccgagacaagtagggtgaagtgccttgcccaaggacacaacatcatttggcacagctgggaatcgaactggcaaccttaagattactagcccgactccctcaccactcagccatctgactccctagcacacacacacacacaacagatctGTCCACCAAGGTGACCACCATATGTGTCTGTGCTAACAGCAGTTACAACAGTGTGTGGTTGGCTCAGTGTGCGAGGGAGTTGAGTGCATGTTTGTGAGTTGACTGTGTGTGGTGATTCTGAGTtagttgtgtgcgtgtatataggagttgacagtgtgtgtgtgtgtgtgtgtgtacgtacagcGCTGAACTCCTCGCTCTCGTCGCCCATCTCCTCTCGGATGCTCCTGGTGTCAGCACCCAGGTAGTTCCTCAGGTTGACCGCATGGATGGCAGACCCCGCCTTCTTATCTAGCGTGGCCTCCTGACCAATCCAGTAGAAGATCTGCCAGTTCAAGGCCCCGTTATCATCCAGGAacgtctggagggaggagggagggaggaggagggagggagggagggagcgagcgagcgagggagcgagcgacgcgagcgagcgagggagcgagggagggagggagggaggagggagggagggagggagggagggagggagggagggagggagggagggagggagggagggagaggagggagggagggagggagggagggagggaggggaggagggagggagggagggagggaggtatatAGTTCTGAATAAGCTCATGAAGGTGAGTCAGTATAGATGTGTGGGTTGGCAGGTACACAGTCCTGTTGGTTTGCAGGCACGTATCTCGTGATGTACCTTCAGGATGATGTAACAGTCAGCCTCATAGAACTTCCCATGGAACGCGTCCTCCACCTGCATCGGCACAAAGTTCTCTATCTGCCACACCGTCAAACCAggaacctgtacacacacacacacacacagttagagcAGCGGGCTCCAGAGGAgcggacctacacacacacacacacaattagagCAGTGGGCTCCAGAgcagcggacacacacacacacagtgcagtgcAGTGGAGACCCACCTGACCAACATCCTCCATGAAGAACTCAGAGTAGTCCAGGTGGGGCTTCTCCAGACTCTTATCCCAGCGACGCGTCTTCAAATCAGAGTACTTCATGTCTCCGTTCtcctgcgcacacacagacacacacgcacatggttAGAGTGATTTCTTAAGACTCTCAGCCCCTTACAAccactccttccctcttcctcttcctcccccccctctccctctccctcctcacctccagactCTTGTTCTTCTCCTGGGCGACATCGCTCATGCCCTTCAGCACCTGCTTGGCCTGGTCGTCCTGGACAgagtcctttcctcctcctcagcctcatCTTCCTCGCCAGGGGGTCCCGGGGGctggctcctacacacacacacacacacacacacacacacatacacacacacacacacacacacacacacacacacacgacaaccagcaatacacacacacacacacacacacacacacaatcatataccATTAAtaccaaaaacaaacacacaatcacttttacatacagaccagaccaccccccccccacacacacacacacccaccctcacacacccaccctcacacaccccactcacacacctcccccagCAGCTGCTACGGTGGCCGGTGAGGCTCCAGCCAGTCTCAGCTGGTTCTCTGCAGAGAGAAGTCGATGTTGTACCACTCTGCCGTCCTGTCCACCGGCTTGGGAGGCATCACCAGGTTAGGGTTCTCCCTGACATCCAGGATctgcagacaacacacacaagtcagggtttctgagtgtgtgtgagggggggtgtgtgtgtgtaaatgaccAGGGATTAGATCTCACATCCAGTCAATCAAAAAACATAATCCAATCAAGTCCCAGCATGGACCTTGTGAAGCCAAACAATCACATAAACAGAACCCCTCAGctcctatcctccctctctctgactgttgATGGAGCTCAGACTCAGAGCACTGTGCTCAGACTCAGAGCACTGTGCTCAGACTCAGAGCACTGTGCTCAGACTCAGAGCACTGTGCTCAGACTCAGAGCACTGTGCTCAGACTCAGAGCACAGTGCTCAGACTCAGAGTACTGTGCTCAGACTCAGAGCACAGTGCTCAGGCTCAGAGCACAGTGCTCAGGCTCAGAGCACAGTGCTCAGACTCAGAGTACTGTGCTCAGACTCAGAGCACTGTGCTCAGACTCAGAGCACTGTGCTCAGACTCAGAGCTCTGTCACATCCCACTGCTGGTTcccagacacagacatgtacatcTCACTAACATCATCCTGGAGTTCTGATGTAAAGTTGCAGTGTTGTGAAGGTGCTAATGTGGCAGGCCTGTACCTCCAGGTCTGTGAGGAAGTGGACAGCTTCAGGCAGGGTCACCAGGCGGTTCTTGTTCAACACCAGCTTCTTCAGCTTCCCACAcctacacaacaacaacaacaccggTGTTGGTCTGACACCTGAGAGAGGAGGCTTTACTGGGAGTGAGGGAGCATGTGTTTTTCAAATCAGTCTCCCCTTTCTTAATGTttagaaaactttttttcaacctttctaacTTTTTTCCCCAACTTGTTAGCGAagacatggttgcaaatacattttttcaacctttagagACTTTTTTTTCTAAACTTATGTCAaacttaagtgtgtgtgcatgtctcaccTGCACAGCCCCTCAGGTAtgagctgcagtgtgtgtgcatgtctcaccTGCACAGCCCCTCAGGTAtgagctgcagtgtgtgtgcatgtctcaccTGCACAGCCCCTCAGGTATGAGTTCCAGGTTGTTGTTGGCTGCCATGAACTCAGTGAGACTGGACAGCTTGCCCACCCCAGAGGGACCCCGTCAAAGTCCAGCTTGTTGGAGTTCAC is from Osmerus mordax isolate fOsmMor3 chromosome 3, fOsmMor3.pri, whole genome shotgun sequence and encodes:
- the flii gene encoding LOW QUALITY PROTEIN: protein flightless-1 homolog (The sequence of the model RefSeq protein was modified relative to this genomic sequence to represent the inferred CDS: inserted 1 base in 1 codon; deleted 3 bases in 2 codons), translating into MAATGVLPFIRGVDLSGNDFKGGYFPEHVKSMSSLRWLKLNRTGLCYLPEELASLQKLEHLSVSHNSLTTLHGELSSLPNLRAVVARANNLKNTGVPDDIFQLDDLSVLDLSYNLLTEIPRDLENSKNMLVLNLSHNAIDSIPNQLFINLTDLLYLDLSDNKLDSLPPQMRRLVHLQTLVLNNNPLMHAQLRQLPAMVALQTLHLRNTQRTQSNMPTSLEGLAHLADVDLSCNDLTRVPECLYSLGSLKRLNLSSNQISELSLCIDQWTQLETLNLSRNQLTSLPSAICKLAKLKKLYVNSNKLDFDGVPXGVGKLSSLTEFMAANNNLELIPEGLCRCGKLKKLVLNKNRLVTLPEAVHFLTDLEILDVRENPNLVMPPKPVDRTAEWYNIDFSLQNQLRLAGASPATVAAAGGGASPRDPLARKMRLRRRKDSVQDDQAKQVLKGMSDVAQEKNKSLEENGDMKYSDLKTRRWDKSLEKPHLDYSEFFMEDVGQVPGLTVWQIENFVPMQVEDAFHGKFYEADCYIILKTFLDDNGALNWQIFYWIGQEATLDKKAGSAIHAVNLRNYLGADTRSIREEMGDESEEFSAVFDNEISYIEGGTASGFYTVEDTHYSVRLYRVYGKKNIKLESVPLKASSLDPRFVFLLDTGLEIFIWRGI